The following are encoded together in the Pseudomonas sediminis genome:
- the parE gene encoding DNA topoisomerase IV subunit B: MAQQNAYNADAIEVLSGLDPVRKRPGMYTDTTRPNHLAQEVIDNSVDEALAGHAKTIQVILHEDNSLEVLDDGRGMPVDIHPEEGVPGVELILTKLHAGGKFSNKNYQFSGGLHGVGISVVNALSTRVVVTVKRDGNEYQMSFADGFKASDLEVIGTVGKRNTGTSVHFWPDAKYFDSFKFSVSRLKHVLKAKAVLCPGLSVTFEDRAAGEKVEWHYEDGLRSYLVDAVSEFERLPVEPFCGALAGNKEAVDWALLWLPEGGDAVQESYVNLIPTAQGGTHVNGLRQGLLDAMREFCEFRNLLPRGVKLAPEDVWERIAFVLSMKMQDAQFSGQTKERLSSREAAAFVSGVVKDAFSLWLNANPETGLALAELAISNAGRRLKAGKKVERKKITQGPALPGKLADCAGQNPLRCELFLVEGDSAGGSAKQARDKEFQAIMPLRGKILNTWEVDGSEVLASQEVHDIAVAIGIDPGSSDLSQLRYGKICILADADSDGLHIATLLCALFVRHFRPLVDAGHVYVAMPPLYRIDLGKEIFYALDDAERDGILDRLVAEKRRGKPQVTRFKGLGEMNPPQLRETTMDPNTRRLVQLTLDDFEGTREVMDMLLAKKRASDRKSWLETKGNLAEVLA; encoded by the coding sequence ATGGCCCAGCAGAACGCCTATAACGCAGACGCCATCGAAGTCCTTTCCGGCCTCGACCCGGTGCGCAAGCGCCCGGGCATGTACACCGACACCACGCGCCCCAACCACCTGGCTCAGGAAGTCATCGACAACAGCGTCGACGAAGCCCTGGCCGGGCACGCCAAGACCATCCAGGTGATCCTCCACGAGGACAACTCCCTGGAAGTGCTCGACGACGGCCGCGGCATGCCGGTGGATATCCACCCGGAAGAGGGCGTGCCCGGGGTCGAACTGATCCTCACCAAGCTGCACGCCGGCGGCAAGTTCAGCAACAAGAACTACCAGTTCTCTGGCGGCCTGCACGGCGTCGGTATCAGCGTGGTCAACGCCCTGTCGACGCGCGTGGTAGTCACCGTCAAGCGTGATGGCAACGAGTACCAGATGAGCTTCGCCGATGGCTTCAAGGCCAGCGACCTGGAAGTCATCGGCACGGTCGGCAAACGCAATACCGGCACCAGCGTGCATTTCTGGCCGGACGCCAAGTATTTCGACTCCTTCAAATTCTCGGTCAGCCGCCTCAAGCATGTGCTCAAGGCCAAGGCCGTGCTGTGCCCGGGCCTGTCGGTGACCTTCGAGGACAGGGCCGCCGGCGAGAAAGTCGAGTGGCATTACGAAGATGGCTTGCGCTCCTACCTGGTCGACGCCGTCAGCGAATTCGAACGCCTGCCCGTCGAACCCTTCTGCGGCGCCCTGGCTGGCAACAAGGAGGCGGTAGACTGGGCCCTGCTGTGGCTGCCGGAGGGCGGCGACGCGGTGCAGGAAAGCTACGTCAACCTGATCCCCACCGCGCAGGGCGGCACCCACGTCAACGGCCTGCGTCAGGGCCTGCTGGATGCCATGCGCGAGTTCTGCGAGTTCCGCAACCTGCTGCCGCGCGGCGTCAAGCTGGCACCGGAAGACGTCTGGGAGCGCATCGCCTTCGTCCTCTCAATGAAGATGCAGGACGCGCAGTTCTCTGGCCAGACCAAGGAACGCCTGTCCTCCCGCGAGGCCGCCGCGTTCGTCTCCGGCGTGGTCAAGGACGCCTTCAGTCTGTGGCTCAACGCCAACCCGGAAACCGGCCTGGCATTGGCCGAACTGGCCATCAGCAACGCCGGCCGCCGCCTCAAGGCGGGCAAGAAGGTCGAACGCAAGAAGATCACCCAGGGCCCGGCACTGCCCGGCAAGCTGGCCGACTGCGCGGGGCAGAACCCGCTGCGCTGCGAGCTGTTCCTGGTCGAGGGTGACTCCGCCGGCGGTAGCGCCAAGCAGGCGCGCGACAAAGAATTCCAGGCCATCATGCCGCTGCGCGGCAAGATCCTGAACACCTGGGAAGTGGACGGCAGCGAAGTGTTGGCCAGCCAGGAAGTGCACGATATCGCCGTCGCCATCGGCATCGATCCGGGTTCGAGCGACCTGAGTCAGCTGCGCTACGGCAAGATCTGCATCCTCGCCGACGCCGACTCCGACGGCCTGCACATCGCCACCCTGCTCTGCGCCCTGTTCGTCCGGCACTTCCGCCCACTGGTGGATGCCGGTCACGTCTACGTGGCCATGCCACCGCTGTACCGCATCGACCTGGGCAAGGAGATCTTCTACGCTCTGGACGATGCCGAGCGTGACGGCATCCTCGACCGCCTGGTGGCCGAGAAGCGCCGCGGCAAACCGCAGGTAACCCGCTTCAAGGGCCTCGGCGAGATGAACCCGCCGCAGCTGCGCGAAACCACCATGGACCCGAACACCCGGCGCCTGGTGCAGCTCACGCTGGATGATTTCGAAGGCACCCGCGAAGTGATGGACATGCTGCTGGCGAAGAAACGCGCCAGTGATCGCAAGAGCTGGCTGGAAACCAAGGGCAACCTGGCCGAGGTACTGGCCTGA
- the parC gene encoding DNA topoisomerase IV subunit A: MSESLDLSLEGVERRSLADFTEQAYLNYSMYVIMDRALPHIGDGLKPVQRRIVYAMSELGLDADSKHKKSARTVGDVLGKFHPHGDIACYEAMVLMAQPFSYRYTLVDGQGNWGAPDDPKSFAAMRYTEARLSRYSEVLLSELGQGTVDWVPNFDGTMNEPATLPARLPNLLLNGTTGIAVGMATDVPPHNLREVAAACVRLLDEPSATIEQLCEHIQGPDFPTEAEVITPKADLLKIYETGRGSVRMRAVYSVEDGDIVVTALPHQVSGSKVLEQIAAQMQAKKLPMVADLRDESDHENPCRIVIIPRSNRVDADELMTHLFATTDLESSYRVNTNVIGLDGKPQVKDLRTLLSEWLVYRVGTVRRRLQFRLDKVEKRLHLLEGLLIAFLNLDEVIRIIRTEDSPKPVLMETFGLTDVQADYILDTRLRQLARLEEMKIRGEQDELAKEREKLLALLGSEAKLKKLVRKEIIEDAEKYGDDRRSPIVARAEAKALSETELMPTEPVTVVLSEKGWVRCAKGHDIDATGLSYKAGDGFKAAAPGRSNQYAVFIDSTGRSYSLAAHSLPSARGQGEPLTGRLTPPPGATFECVMLPEDSALYVIASDAGYGFVVKGEDLQAKNKAGKALLTLPNGAKVVAPKPVNNLEDDWLAAVTTEGRLLLFKVTDLPQLGKGKGNKIIGIPGERVASREEYLTDLAVLPSGSSLVLQAGKRTLTLKADDLEHYKGERGRRGNKLPRGFQRVDQLLVE; this comes from the coding sequence ATGAGCGAATCCCTCGATTTGAGCCTGGAAGGTGTTGAACGCCGGTCACTCGCCGACTTCACCGAGCAGGCTTATCTCAACTACTCCATGTACGTGATCATGGACCGCGCCCTGCCGCACATCGGCGACGGCCTGAAACCCGTGCAGCGCCGTATCGTCTACGCCATGAGCGAGCTGGGCTTGGACGCCGACTCCAAGCACAAGAAGTCGGCGCGGACCGTCGGTGACGTGCTCGGCAAGTTCCACCCGCACGGTGACATCGCCTGCTATGAAGCCATGGTGCTGATGGCGCAGCCGTTCAGCTACCGCTACACACTGGTCGACGGCCAAGGCAACTGGGGCGCGCCGGACGATCCCAAGTCCTTCGCTGCCATGCGCTACACCGAGGCGCGCCTGTCGCGTTACTCGGAAGTGCTGCTCTCCGAGCTGGGCCAGGGCACGGTCGACTGGGTGCCGAACTTCGATGGTACGATGAACGAGCCGGCGACGCTGCCGGCACGCTTGCCCAACCTGCTGCTCAACGGCACCACCGGCATCGCTGTCGGCATGGCCACCGACGTGCCGCCGCACAACTTGCGCGAAGTCGCCGCGGCCTGCGTGCGTCTACTCGATGAGCCTAGCGCCACGATCGAGCAGCTTTGCGAGCATATCCAGGGCCCTGACTTCCCCACCGAAGCCGAAGTCATCACGCCCAAGGCCGACCTGCTGAAGATCTACGAAACCGGCCGCGGCTCGGTGCGCATGCGCGCCGTGTACAGTGTCGAGGACGGTGACATCGTCGTCACTGCCCTGCCGCATCAGGTCTCCGGGTCCAAGGTGCTGGAGCAGATAGCGGCACAGATGCAGGCCAAGAAGCTGCCGATGGTCGCTGACCTGCGCGATGAGTCGGACCACGAGAACCCGTGCCGCATCGTCATCATCCCGCGCTCCAACCGCGTCGATGCAGATGAACTGATGACTCACCTGTTCGCCACCACCGACCTGGAATCCAGCTACCGGGTCAACACCAACGTCATCGGCCTCGACGGCAAGCCGCAGGTCAAGGACCTGCGCACCCTGCTCAGCGAGTGGCTGGTGTACCGCGTCGGCACCGTGCGCCGCCGCCTGCAGTTCCGCCTGGACAAGGTGGAGAAGCGTCTGCACCTGTTGGAAGGCTTGTTGATTGCCTTCCTCAACCTCGACGAGGTGATCCGCATCATCCGCACCGAAGATTCGCCCAAGCCGGTGCTGATGGAAACCTTCGGCCTCACCGATGTGCAAGCTGACTACATCCTCGACACCCGCCTGCGCCAATTGGCTCGCCTGGAAGAAATGAAGATCCGAGGCGAGCAGGACGAGCTGGCCAAGGAACGCGAGAAGCTACTGGCTCTGCTCGGCAGCGAAGCCAAGCTGAAGAAGCTGGTACGCAAGGAGATCATCGAAGACGCCGAGAAGTACGGCGATGACCGTCGCTCGCCGATCGTCGCCCGCGCCGAAGCCAAGGCCCTGTCGGAAACCGAGCTGATGCCGACCGAACCGGTCACCGTGGTGCTCTCGGAAAAAGGCTGGGTGCGCTGCGCCAAGGGCCATGACATCGACGCCACCGGTCTGTCCTACAAGGCCGGCGATGGCTTCAAGGCCGCCGCACCGGGCCGTTCGAACCAGTACGCGGTGTTTATCGACTCGACAGGCAGAAGTTATTCGCTCGCCGCCCACAGCCTGCCGTCGGCGCGCGGCCAGGGTGAACCGCTGACCGGTCGTCTGACACCACCACCGGGGGCAACCTTCGAATGCGTGATGTTGCCGGAGGACAGTGCCCTGTATGTGATCGCCTCCGACGCCGGCTACGGCTTCGTGGTCAAGGGCGAAGACCTGCAAGCCAAGAACAAGGCCGGCAAGGCCCTGCTGACCCTGCCCAACGGCGCCAAGGTGGTTGCACCCAAGCCGGTCAACAATCTGGAAGACGACTGGCTGGCCGCCGTGACCACCGAAGGCCGCCTGCTGCTGTTCAAGGTCACCGACCTGCCGCAACTGGGCAAAGGCAAGGGCAACAAGATCATCGGCATTCCAGGCGAGCGAGTGGCCTCGCGCGAGGAGTATCTGACCGATCTGGCCGTGCTGCCCAGCGGCTCGAGTTTGGTTTTGCAGGCCGGGAAGCGTACCCTGACACTCAAAGCCGACGACCTCGAGCATTACAAGGGCGAGCGCGGCCGCCGTGGCAACAAGCTGCCGCGCGGCTTCCAGCGCGTCGACCAGCTTCTGGTGGAATAG
- a CDS encoding esterase-like activity of phytase family protein has translation MRNHLLALGLLAGVANAEPVVLEELKLQAEYPVTEMPSGNLSGLAMCGDTIWAVSDRDDDRIYQLHREEGLLRAEAETFVAPEPPENTLPWGLRMRNWAAGLVRGGKLDFEGLSCDAQGNRYLVSETRAAVLQVSSNGNAQWLNLPSGLVRQARASGMLLHFNQGFEGIAIDPAGERLWLAAEQRRRGLTVLHRRGSSWRCTGGCVLTSESGDEPSPEALGGHLAPRDFSGLAYFGEKIFTLERQAHRICRRTLSDGIADICWSFAAEALSEPRRYTPDYGMAEALWIDKDGAWIGVDNGSQARADGEERPIVWRFAAPKGGWSRRP, from the coding sequence ATGCGCAACCACCTCCTTGCACTTGGTCTGTTGGCCGGCGTCGCCAATGCCGAGCCAGTGGTGCTGGAAGAGCTGAAGCTGCAGGCGGAATACCCGGTGACGGAAATGCCCAGTGGCAATCTGTCCGGCCTGGCCATGTGTGGCGACACGATATGGGCGGTGTCCGACCGCGACGACGACCGTATCTACCAACTGCACCGAGAGGAGGGCTTGCTGCGCGCCGAGGCAGAAACCTTCGTCGCCCCTGAACCACCCGAGAACACCCTGCCCTGGGGGCTGCGCATGCGCAACTGGGCGGCTGGCCTGGTACGCGGCGGCAAGCTGGATTTCGAAGGCTTGTCGTGCGATGCGCAGGGCAACCGTTACCTGGTCAGCGAAACCCGTGCCGCCGTGTTGCAGGTCAGCAGCAACGGCAACGCACAGTGGCTCAACTTGCCCAGCGGCCTGGTACGCCAGGCGCGCGCCAGCGGCATGCTCTTGCACTTCAACCAGGGCTTCGAAGGCATCGCCATCGACCCAGCAGGCGAACGCCTGTGGCTGGCAGCGGAACAACGTCGTCGCGGCCTGACCGTGTTGCATCGGCGCGGCAGTAGCTGGCGCTGCACGGGCGGTTGCGTGCTGACCAGCGAAAGCGGTGATGAACCCTCCCCGGAAGCCCTCGGCGGCCATTTGGCCCCTCGCGACTTCTCCGGCCTGGCCTATTTCGGCGAAAAAATCTTCACTCTGGAACGCCAGGCTCATCGTATCTGCCGCCGCACCCTGAGCGACGGTATTGCGGATATCTGTTGGTCATTCGCCGCCGAGGCACTGAGCGAGCCACGCCGCTATACGCCGGACTACGGCATGGCCGAAGCGCTGTGGATCGACAAGGACGGCGCCTGGATCGGCGTCGACAATGGCAGCCAGGCCCGCGCCGATGGTGAAGAACGCCCAATCGTCTGGCGTTTTGCTGCGCCCAAGGGCGGCTGGAGCCGGCGCCCGTGA
- a CDS encoding retropepsin-like aspartic protease family protein — protein sequence MWVLAWGAGLLLATHFFGNWEDRQRNPNQTPQSLHGDGFVEVSLASSRQGHYVVNGQIDGQDVTFLLDTGATQVAIPSTVAERLGLQRGAPVIISTANGRATGHRTRLDSLRLGDIELRDVAALIASGMDGDEVLLGMSALKQLEFSQKGGTLVLRQSTLQ from the coding sequence ATGTGGGTGCTCGCCTGGGGTGCAGGCCTGCTGCTGGCCACGCATTTCTTCGGCAACTGGGAAGATCGCCAGCGCAACCCGAACCAGACGCCGCAGTCGCTACATGGCGATGGTTTCGTCGAAGTCAGCCTGGCCAGCAGCCGTCAGGGGCATTACGTGGTCAACGGCCAGATCGATGGGCAGGACGTGACCTTCCTGCTCGATACCGGCGCCACGCAGGTCGCGATCCCCAGCACGGTGGCCGAGCGGCTCGGCCTGCAACGCGGTGCGCCGGTCATCATCAGCACCGCCAACGGCCGCGCCACGGGACATCGCACGCGCCTGGACAGCCTGCGCCTGGGCGATATCGAACTGCGTGACGTCGCCGCACTGATCGCCTCCGGCATGGACGGTGATGAAGTGCTGCTGGGCATGAGCGCCCTGAAACAACTCGAATTCAGTCAGAAGGGCGGCACCCTGGTGCTGCGCCAATCAACCTTGCAATGA
- a CDS encoding YqiA/YcfP family alpha/beta fold hydrolase, with the protein MTASILYIHGLNSSPASHKASQLSRAMVHLGLENQLRVPALHHHPRQAIAQLQALISELGTPVLVGSSLGGYYATYLAEQHGLKALLINPAVQPHLRFDGYLGPQKNYYSDETWDLTEDHVHALAELEVAPPLDASRYQVWLQTGDETLDYRDAERYYRGCALRIQAGGDHGFQGFAERLPTLFAFAGINATLWRDTDFSAFN; encoded by the coding sequence ATGACCGCATCCATCCTCTATATACACGGCCTGAACAGCTCGCCAGCCTCGCACAAAGCCAGCCAACTGAGCCGCGCCATGGTCCATCTGGGCCTGGAAAACCAACTGCGCGTACCGGCCCTGCATCATCATCCACGCCAGGCCATCGCCCAGTTGCAGGCGCTGATCAGCGAACTTGGCACACCCGTGCTGGTGGGCAGCTCTCTGGGCGGCTACTACGCCACTTACCTGGCCGAGCAGCATGGGCTGAAAGCGCTGCTGATCAATCCGGCCGTGCAGCCGCACCTGCGTTTCGACGGCTATCTGGGCCCACAGAAGAATTACTACAGCGACGAGACCTGGGACCTCACCGAGGATCACGTCCACGCCCTGGCCGAACTGGAGGTGGCGCCGCCATTGGACGCCAGCCGCTACCAGGTATGGCTGCAAACCGGCGACGAGACCCTCGACTACCGCGACGCCGAGCGCTACTACCGCGGCTGCGCCCTGCGCATCCAGGCCGGTGGCGACCACGGTTTCCAGGGTTTTGCCGAACGCCTGCCGACCCTCTTCGCTTTTGCCGGTATTAACGCCACACTCTGGCGTGATACCGACTTTTCCGCATTCAATTGA